GTGGAGGTCATACCAAGTGGTCAGAACTGCACAGAAAAGAACAGAGGCCCTACACATTATAGCAAAACAGACTGAGATTGACAAAGAGGTCCCCCAAATTCATTCACTGAGGTCTAGGGAAAAGGCTCATTCATACTCAGCTGAATAACTTCTCATATCACTGAACAAACTAAATGGCACTTGGCCAGGGGCTCATTTGGAGCCAGTCTGTGTTCCAGAAGggcctcctctgcctggaacagtgAGCAGTTCCCCAACTATCACCAATGGCACCCCACCTTCACAACATTGGCCACAGACATACACACCTGTGTTTAATGTCTTTAAAtcaatttgctattttaaaaaacctaagtacaggggcgcctgggtggcacagcggttgagcgtctgccttcagctcagggcgtgatcccgacgttgtgggatcgagccccacatcgggctcctccgctatgagcctgcttcttcctctcccactccccctgcttgtgttccctctctcgctggctgtctctatctctgtcaaataaataaataaaatctttaaaaaaaacaaacaaacctaagtacatttatttaaaagaggaaCGTAATAGCATTACCTTAAATCACTTCCCACTTTAACAAagtatctataaaatatatacacagtgaAAATAGTATAACATTATAATCTAGCTAAATGCCAGCATGTGCAGAAAACTGTGAAACTGAGGACTTTGTAAGAATCTGAGATTAGCAAGTGTTGGAGAAGTGATAAGGAGTAACACTAACAGAATTTTTCTCTTGTATGATCAGGAAAATTCAAAGAGAGCAGAAGAGGgaagttcccctttctccatgaTTCAAAGTTATTTAAGGTGGAATCTGTGCACCCCCTAAAATCATCTGGTAAGTGCCCACAGGTGGGAGAATCCCTACCTAAAAAAGAGGACCTCGAGAGCAGGAAGGTGGCCAGCCATTTCCAAAAGAAGAGGTTCTAAGTAGGACCCTGAGTGTCACTCTGTCGGTGGGTAATTAACAGATATGTTTTTAATGTCTACTGTTGGTTAGGTACTGAGCCAAGCATAGGAAATACCAAAATGACCAAGACTGACCCAGTCCCCACACTCCAGGGCCTTACAGCCCATTTGTGTGGTAGAGAAAGCCAAGAGATAGGTGCTATAGGCAGGTGCAGACCAGCGTTAAGGTGCTCAGGTAGCTGGGTTGAGGGAGTAGCGTGGGGCTGCAGCCAGTATTCAGGGAACTCTTCtcaggaggtgacatttgagtcaAGACCTGAATGATGAAAAGGAGCCAGCTGTGAGGACGGGGAGACTGAGTTCATTTCCAGAGAGGCTTTGTGTGAGGGGGTAGACAGTAGGCACGGGAGGAAGGGGAGGCGGCGGGGAGTTGAGGTCATGGAGGCAGGTGGGATGCAGAAGCCTGTAGGCCATAGCCGGGAGTTTGGATTTTACCTGCATTGCAGATGGAGGCTTTTAAAGTTATGAGATAACGAAATTTGAGCTTGAGGGAGCTCACACTGGCTACTCAGTGGAGAACTTAAGTCCCCGTGGTAATCAGGGGGCCAGTGAGCAGGTCTTGCACTAACGTTGTGGCAAGGAAGGACTGCCTTCgggacatatccagaaaaaaaaaccGGGAGGGCTTTGCTGTTCTTAAATGGGGGAGGAGGTAGCAAGAATTATACAGTGTTCAAGTCTAGCCCCCTAGCCAAGACCTTCCCCTTGAAGTTACTGGAACTGAAAGAGAATTGAAAAGGGAATAGCTTTCTCCCCATGTAATTTGATATGATTTAAGGCCTAGGCTCTGTACCATCTAAGCCATCTTGAGGAGCGGTGCTTCTCACCGCCCACTTGGAGATCTTGTGAGAGAGGGATTCTTCAGCCAGTTGTGGCAGGAGGGAGAGTCTGACTTGAGAGGGTGGCAAAGTCGTGTATTAACTGGTGTCCCATGAGCCAGGATACAGACACTGCAGGCACAGGAGACCCTAAAGCTCAGAGGGGCCAAACTTCTTCTCCCCCACTACCACAAGGTCCCTAGGGCCCAGATCTGGGTCAGAGGAAGCATGTCAGAGTGGTTCAGGTCCTGTGTTCTGGAGCTGGATGGCTTGGGTCCAAATCCAGACTCACCTACCAGCTGGCTCTGTGGCCTGTGTGAGTTATTTCACGTACATATgcctctgttccccccccccccccaaaatgtggCTAATAAGAGCACCTGCCTCCTGACGTGGTTATAGTTAAGTGACATAATCCACAGAAGGTGATTAGGATGGTACCTGGCACAGACTAAATCCTCAAAAATCTTGTTTTATTAGTACGTAACTTCTTGTTATAAGATAACCTTTCCCTTACTGATTTACTTAATTATATCAACTTCTAGTTAGGTAAGCCCAAGATAGTCTCTTCCCTGTAGACAAAAGTGCTTGCCCAGGTCACGAACAGTCAGAAGGTGATGGGCCCTGATTTTAATCCAGGCCCTAGTGAGTCCAAAGTTCCTAATCTTTAGCCCATGAGACGTTGCCTGCATATTTTAAAGGGGTCTCGTATTGCTCCTGATTTTCAGCTGGTGAGCTGAATGGGTGAATGGGTGAATTGGTTCATCCCCACattgccctcccaccccccaggctgGGAAGAGTCCCAGCCCTGAATGGTGGTGGGGGGAAAGATACCCCTGGAAACTTCCCTGGGGCCAGACAGTGGGGGCCCATTCTCAGATTTGTCCTGAAGCTAGCACAGCTTTCACCTTGAGTCAGGACTGGGGACTACTGGGCCACACAAAGCACCTCTaatttcttctctgcctctttttatgtatgtatgtatgtatgtatttaattttttaaagattttatttatttatttgacagagagtgagacagccagcgagagagggaacacaagcagggggagtaggagaggaagaagcaggctcccagcggaggagcccgatgcgggttcGATGCggtttcaatcccaggactccgggatcacaccctgagccgaaaggcagacgcttaacgactgagccacccaggtgccccttctctgtctctttttaaatgttgactGCACTCTTTCATATCCTTTCCTCCAAATCAAAAACTTTCAGAGCAGAAACTAGGGGCCACCTGGTTCAGCCTCCTCCTAttacagagaggagagggagtaaGGTCCAGCGAGTCCCCAATATGCCCCAAGTCGCACTGAAGTAAtcagcagagccaggcccctgcTTCTCTTGCTTTCTGCCCATGCTTGCCTGCAGCCAGtccagcctctgcccccctcaGTTGTTGGGAGATGATCTCATGTTGTCGCAGTACTTGCTTTCTGCCAAGCACTGAACTAGGCACAAGGCTCGTGCTTCTCAAAATGTGACCAGCAGCACACCTCAGGCCCATTCCAGACTTGAGTGAGAAACTTGGAGGGGATGGGCTATCTtgctataataatttttattatcattatttttaaaaaatttatttgagggacgcctgggtagcgcagtcattaaagcgtctgccttcggctcagggcgtgattccggcgtaacgggatcgagtcccacatggggctcctccgctatgagcctgcttcttcctctcccactcgccctgcttgtgttccctctcttgctggctgtctctctgtcacataaataaataaaatctttaaaaaaaaatttatttgagagagagagagagtgtgtgtgtatgtgtgtgtgtgtgcacttgcaTGCACGCGCGTGCTTGAGGCGGGGGAGacacagaaggggaggggagagaatctcagactctccactgagtgcagagctccacttggggctcaatctcacaacctcaagatcatgacctgagccaaaaccaagagtctgacatttaAACTGAcagtgccatccaggcgcccctacaattttTAATGGTTGTGTTTCATCATAAGGCTATCCAATAATTTAACCAGTCCACTTGGgacatattttcaatttttccctATTATTCTGTATTAGAAATACTGTGATGAGGATCCCTGTAGTTAATTTTCTGTGAAGACCCACAATTATGCTAAATTCTTGAAAGTGACATTTCTAGGTCAGAGggtatataatgtattttttttttaagattttatttatttatttgagagagagagagagagagagcacgaacaggaggggtacagggacaagcagactccctgctgagcagagaccccgatgcagggctccatcccaggatgctgggatcatgacctgagccaaaggcagacacccaactgactgagtcacccaggtgccccatatataATGTATGTTTTTAAGGTTCTTGTTATACATTGTAAAATTGCCCTGAGAGGTCTACCAATTTTCCCTCCtgccattgtgtatatacattttttcatcCATTAGGCTTTTTTGTTGTAACATGTCTAGCTCCCTGACTTTCTTTtgtggcctggggagggagggaaaagaggagcAAAGCTTTAAGGTTTTAACACATGCCAGGAGCTCCTCTAAGCATTTTGTAGGAATTAAACCATTTAATCCTCTCCATAATTTTTAAGGTCAGTACTATTACTACCCACCcccatttttttcactttttaaaaattgtgggggcacctggccagctcagtaagtagagcatgcgactcttgatctcagggttgtgagtctaagccccaggctgggtgtagagattacttaaatcactaaataaaacttaaaaaaaaaattgtgttaaaatatgtgtaacataaaatttgcttttttttttttctttaaagattttatttatttatttgacagagagacagccagtgagagagggaacacaagcagggggagtgggagaggaagatgcaggctgccagcagaggagcctgatgtggggcttgatcccagaacgacgggatcacgccctgagctgaaggcagacgcccaacgactgtgccacccaggtgcccccataaaatttgccatttttaagTACACAACTCAGTGTGTTAATTACATTCagaatgttgtacaaccatcaccacaatctatttccaaaattttttcatcatcccaaatggaaattctgtacCTGTTGAGCAGTAGTTCCCCGTTCTTTTCCCTTACCCCATATTACCACATATTTGTAATATAGTaaatggaggcacagaggagGCTAAGAAAAATAGTCAATGTCACATAGCTAGTTAAGCCTAGAAGCCCCAAATCAGACCAGGTAGTCTGGTTCTTAGAACTTGCCTTCTGAATCTTgcataggttttgtttttgttttttaagtttttaaggttttttttgaagatttttctttctttctttcttttttttttttttattgagagagagagcgagggcatgtgagttgggggagaggcagagggagaaagagaagcagactctcgatgagtagggagcctgacaaggggctcgatcccaggaccctgccagtggcagacacttaaccgagtgagcccCCCAGTTGCccagttttttaagtttttaagtaaCTTTTGGTAAGTTACTTCTTTCATATCTTCCTCCCAAAGAAAGAAGGGCTTTTCTAAAGAATCTTGTATTTTACTTCCAAGTTCCTAAAACCAGTTTccttaaaaagaacttttaagtTTTATCTGTTTGGGCTATAGATGCAGGCTCCAACTATTCCAAAGGGCCAATCTACCTGCCTTGCCCTGTGGGATCTGGGTAGGAGCCAGACGTGGCTTTTAGAGCACCAACTTCTCCATGAGATCCCCAGTCCTGGGAGCCCTGAGCACATTCCTCAAATGGGCACAGACTGTGCCCAGCCACTAGAGCTGAGGAGtaggattctttctccttctacttCTAAAGGAATGGCACTGAGAAGAACATGGCCTGTAGAGTCACATAAGCCTGGACTTGAACCTCAGACAGAGTTCTTGTTTCAATTATTTCCTAAACTGAAAAGACGGGGATAACACCACCTACCTTGCAGGGTTGTTGGGAAGAGCAAATGGCAACCTAACACAGGTAGGGTCTCAGTGAGTGTTAAGCCTTGGAAGCTCAAAGCCTTCTTGTTCAAACCATTATATGGCATCTTTTTGGAGACCACATTGCTTGGTGCTGCTTCTCTGCTGGCTTGGAAACTCAAATTCAGGGATTCTCTCTAAACCCCTACATATTACAAGGCCTGGCTCTGCCAATGTTGACAGTCTCTTAAAGGGAGCACAATGCCAGCTCCGCCACTTATTGGCGATGCCATCTTGGGCAATTTGACCCATctctgcctcagttccctcatctgaaaAGCAGAGGATAATTGGATTCCCCACTCCTTAGCATTTTTGGGAGGATTAAACAGATTAATTCATGTAATACACTTACAAATGTGCCTGACGCATATATAGTAGaggcatttgctttttttttttttaaagattttatttatttattcgacagagatagagacagccagcgagagagggaacacaagcagggggagtgggcagggggagtgggagaggaagaagcaggctcacagcggaagagcctgatgtggggctcgatcccacaacgccgggatcacgacctgagccgcagacagacgcttaaccgctgtgccacccaggcgccccgaggcatTTGCTTTTATCATCCAGTGTCCCCTTCCCTTGCTTCTCTACCAAACGCTCACTTTCACCTGGGGAAATGGAGAAGGCATACAATCTATTGGTCTTGGCATCCTACTTTTTCTCCTTGTGTAAGTCTTGGGTAAAAAGAGGTAGTCTCCCTATTCTCCAATTCCTTACCACGAAGAACATGTTTCCAGGAACCTCCTGGGCCACTTCTAACCACTAGATGGCCAAGCTACAGGGTGATTATTTCCTTAGGCAAGCAAACAGCAAACATTTCAGCCCTCTAGTATGGTATTTCCTGGGGCTGGAATATCAACAGGAAGTCCTGTGGGGAAGATCTCTGCCAAAACACTCATTCCGAGGAAGGGATTGGTAAACTGACAAATTTGTCCAGCCCTGTACAACATCCTGCAACCTCCACATGCCCCCCTGTGGCAGGCCTCACCCACACGCAGTCGCTGCTGACCCTCTTCTTTCCTACTGGGTTCTTGAGCCAAGCCCAGATGTGAACCTAGATGAGAAAACCAGACAGACaaaaatttgcaaatataaagCACATACGATTTATTATGGCATGAGGAAGTCTTCCTTTAGGCAAGGGAGGACACCCACAACACTACAGTCTCACCCATTTTATGAAAACTTGAGACCAAATTCTCCATCGTCTGTACATAATCACAAAACCAGAATAAGTATTCGAATTAAATAGACCCAACCAAATTGTCCCGCTATAAGATAATAAAGAGAAAACTAAGTGAAAGGGGTGGGGAGCAAAGTTCCTTCAAACTACAATGTTTCAGGCACATAATCTAACAATTCCGTACTGCTGCACAAAACTGCTTCCCAGTGTCTCTTAGATCAGTCATTTAGTTATCAATATTCAAGGACTAACACAAATTCATGGAAAACAGCCGTACCCTTTGTCTCTGTGCGTGGCCTCCTGCCGAGGGGCCAAGTTCTTAAGAACCAAGGCCTGGCTGACACACTCGCGGGGAGAGCGCCCTCACAGAATCTCAAACATCAGGTCTCAGCCTTCCCATCTATGAAATCCAGCCGTGGGTGGGACGGCCCGCTAGGCCTCCAGATCGAAGTCATCGCGCTCCTCATTGTACTCCAGCACATGCCGCTTGATCTTGGACGAGTCAACCCAGGTGACAAAGTCCTCCATGCTGCGCGTGACCAGGAAGGCGGGGTCGGTGACCACGTCGGGGCCCACGCGCACGTGGCCCTGCTCCACGAAGGCCACGGCGGCCTGGAGGTGCTGCGCCATACGCAGCTTCAGGAGCACTGTGGGCAGGCGGCGGCGGCAGAAAGACGAGGCCGTGACGAAGTCGCAGAGCTCAAGCGAGCCACGCGTGGGAATCAGGCCGAGAGCATACAACTTGTCCAGCAGTGCGGCCGAGGCGCGCACGCGAAACGGGTCGCGCTCGGGTAAGTCGCGCAGGCGCCGCGCCAGCTCGCGCACAGCCCGGCTCAGCTGGTTGTAGCGCGTGTAGTCCTCCCGCCGCTGCAGCCGATAACGCCGCAACACGCGCAGCTCGTGCAGGTTGTGGTCAGTGACCTCCCAGTTCAGGAAGTCTACCTGCTTCAGCAGCTTCTGCTCGTGAAACTTAAGCTTCCGCACCATGATGGCGGCTCCGTGTGCCGCAAAACCCCAGGCTAAGAGCGCGTACTATCAGCCGGGCGACTTCCGCCTCGGGGACCCTGGGCCAAAGGGAGAAAGGCTCAAGGCCACGCCCTCGATTTCCATTGGTCAGAGAGGAGCCACGCCCCACATCTCTGTCTCGCGTTTCTTTTCGCGTTGGCTGAAGAAACCGGGAAGAAGTAGCGAAGAAAGGCCGGTGGTGTGGCGGCGGGCGGGGAGGGGACACGGGTTTGTTTTCGTTTTAAACTTTCGCGAGGTCTTAAGTTACCAAAAGTATATCCCCTAGTGCGGTAATCCTTTCCTCTCATTCAGACTTACGCCTTTTAGGGACTTTCAGGTGAGTCTCCTCAGAGAAGCTGAGGACAGTCCTGGGGAAGATGGGTGACCGCATGTTGGATGGGGTTACCATGCTAACTCTCGTCGGGTGCCTACCACCTGGTGGGGAGCTTTCCGGAGCCGGCCAGCCGGGGGCTGACCGGGTAGTCCCGGTCGCTCGCTACCTCCAGGCCCTTCACCGGGCGGGCGATTTCTGTCTAGTGGGGCTGGACGCCGGTGAACCTATAAAATACTGATTCCCCGGCTGCTTCCTTACACGCAGGGGATCGAGATCTACACGGGAGCCTCCTGGATATCTGTATTGTTAGCAGGTGGTTCATAAATCCCAGCAAGTCTGAGAAATTTGTATATTAAGTACGAAACCTAACTACTTAGTTGAGCTCATACAACTTAGCCCGACTGAGTGGACTTCTGGTCACCCAGTACTGAGTTTAATAAATTTAACGCTGTTATGGCTAGTTGTATCTGTAAGTTATATAGACTAACCACTTTATTTGCCCAGGCCTTTGACGCCACCTAGCTTCTTCGCTGATCATTTTGTCTTGGTTTTGTATGGTTTTCATTGTCCTTTTAGGTATAATACTTGACATgtggaaaataatatatgtaagttAAAACGCATAATGAATACTTAACGAACCGGACAGCCAGTTTTCCAGCCACTCCTCTAGCCAGGGGTAATGGTATCTATTCTCCCgagttctgtgtttatttttcccttttgtttaaaaagaaaaaaaatggttttatcaTTCTACATGCATCTTTAAATACGTTGAGAACCTTCTTATTCAAAGTGGAGCCAGTGGACCAGCAAAGAGCTTTTGGAAATGCAGTATTTTAGGCCCATTCCTGACCTtcagaatcagaatctgcatttaacaagatccccaggtaatTTGTATACACACTGATTTTGCAAATGTGGTtaaattaaagattttgagatgCTGAGAGTATTCTCAATTATCTGGGTGGGTCCCATGTTATCATAAGGGTCCTcataagggaaagagggaggcaggagtcaGGAGATGGATGATGAAAGCAGAAGTCTGAGTGATGTGTTAGGGGTCTTTGAAGATGAAAGGGATCCAAGAGCAGGGGactgtgggcagcctctagaagctggaaaggcaaggaaacaaatttttccttagagcctccagaaggaacacaggcctGCTGACACTTttaattttagcccagtgagatccAGTTTGGATTtctgtaaaagaataaaactgggttgctttaagccaccaagtttgtggtaatttgtagTAGCTGCAATAGAAAACTATAatacagtttgctttttttttctaattgatttgaagatgttctttatgtattttggatattaagcctTAACCAGTTATATATAgaacaaatatcttctcccagtttgtACTGCATCTCCACCCTTCATATTCCCCCAACCTCACTCCCATCCTCAGTCCTTGCTTAGCATGTCTGCAGTAGGACTTTTGGTTAACTTCCTTCTCCCCGGAAAATTAACACAGTAAAAACTACACTATATGTGTTAGCAAGGAATAAGCATTATGAAAAAAACAGCAGGATATAGGACAACTTGGGGTGAGGAAGGGCTGAATTTTAAATAGGGCATGTCAGGGTAGGTCTTATTGAGAAG
The sequence above is drawn from the Ursus arctos isolate Adak ecotype North America unplaced genomic scaffold, UrsArc2.0 scaffold_28, whole genome shotgun sequence genome and encodes:
- the IMP3 gene encoding U3 small nucleolar ribonucleoprotein protein IMP3 — encoded protein: MVRKLKFHEQKLLKQVDFLNWEVTDHNLHELRVLRRYRLQRREDYTRYNQLSRAVRELARRLRDLPERDPFRVRASAALLDKLYALGLIPTRGSLELCDFVTASSFCRRRLPTVLLKLRMAQHLQAAVAFVEQGHVRVGPDVVTDPAFLVTRSMEDFVTWVDSSKIKRHVLEYNEERDDFDLEA